Proteins from one Candida orthopsilosis Co 90-125, chromosome 2 draft sequence genomic window:
- a CDS encoding Nsg2 protein (S. cerevisiae homolog NSG2 has role in sterol biosynthetic process and localizes to endoplasmic), whose amino-acid sequence MSDLRRIALSNTNIKGMEASQLPPQQGNTTPVPGQMGKTDSEINLTRPELYGMYEGDSFVDFNKDIDDSSLLDLNVLSAEKVKANGKKAAVKTEVAPKLTLYSLPLPLKLVIVASSAYIYNQVIRHINYNHFSENQLVNYPLTITHVFLYAFVSKFKLSNYIEINDDLLNAGDEILALTLQGLLMASLHPILDKILPKFFSKRLLSSNPNPSSKSNVSSDLIRSCITFLGISYAIRKIEWSSFLQVSIIWSLINPGLWLLLDGTISGFLASLIASTIACVSIYSQNHNFINGYSKTTDDVIALWLWIGSFFFCGIIIFGKLGRGLFGNN is encoded by the coding sequence ATGTCGGACCTTAGACGAATTGCTTTATCCAACACAAATATCAAGGGGATGGAGGCATCACAATTGCCACCACAACAGGGCAACACAACCCCAGTCCCAGGGCAAATGGGCAAGACTGATTCCGAAATCAATCTAACTCGTCCTGAATTATATGGCATGTATGAAGGtgattcatttgttgatttcaataaagatattgatgattcatCGTTACTTGATCTTAATGTGTTAAGCGCTGAGAAGGTCAAAGCCAATGGAAAGAAAGCTGCAGTAAAGACTGAGGTGGCGCCTAAATTGACATTGTACTCACTTCCTTTacctttgaaattggtcaTTGTTGCTAGTTCTGCATACATATACAATCAAGTTATCAGACATATAAACTACAATCATTTTAGTGAAAATCAGTTGGTTAATTATCCATTAACAATAACTCATGTTTTCCTTTATGCATTTGTctcaaaattcaaattgagtaattatattgaaattaatgATGATCTCCTAAATGCaggtgatgaaattttggcaTTAACTTTACAAGGGTTATTAATGGCTTCGTTGCATCCAATTTTGGACAAGATATTGCctaaatttttttccaaaagatTGCTTTCGTCAAACCCCaatccttcttcaaaatccaatGTTTCTAGTGATTTGATCAGGTCATGTATCACTTTTTTGGGAATCAGTTATGCTATACGTAAAATAGAATGGAGCAGTTTTCTTCAAGTTTCAATCATTTGGTCATTAATCAATCCAGGTTTATGGTTATTGTTAGATGGAACGATTTCAGGATTTTTGGCTTCTTTGATAGCGTCTACCATTGCCTGTGTTAGCATATACTCACAAAATCACAATTTTATTAATGGATATTCTAAAACTACTGACGATGTGATTGCATTGTGGTTATGGATTGGaagtttcttcttttgtggCATAATCATTTTTGGTAAACTTGGTAGAGGTttatttggaaacaattAA
- a CDS encoding Pop5 protein (S. cerevisiae homolog POP5 has ribonuclease MRP activity, ribonuclease P activity, has role in intronic snoRNA processing, mRNA cleavage and localizes to ribonuclease MRP complex, nucleolar ribonuclease P complex), with translation MVRVKHRYILFEIIYPPTSNTEALPTDPNEATQFTSSERNALLTLHRASPSNINHKTILHAIRKSLQEYYGDFGSGSAGMLMTLKYFSNKTSTGIMRCGRAQFETIVAAMSLVTKIEDQNITFSCAHISGTIKKCEEFSIKRSKELMRRIDGPKGKLLTI, from the coding sequence ATGGTTAGGGTAAAGCATAGGTACATCTTGTTCGAGATCATATATCCACCAACCAGTAACACCGAAGCACTACCCACAGATCCCAATGAAGCGACACAATTCACAAGTTCAGAAAGGAATGCCTTGCTAACCCTCCATCGAGCATCACCATCGAATATCAATCACAAGACCATACTCCATGCAATTCGAAAATCATTACAAGAATACTATGGCGATTTTGGATCAGGATCAGCAGGGATGTTAATGACGCTAAAATATTTTTCTAACAAGACATCCACAGGGATAATGAGATGTGGGCGAgctcaatttgaaactatTGTTGCAGCAATGAGCTTAGTGACTAAGATTGAAGATCAGAATATCACCTTTAGCTGTGCTCATATTAGTGGTACTATTAAGAAGTGTGAGGAGTTTAGTATCAAGCGTTCTAAGGAGTTGATGAGGAGAATTGATGGTCCAAAAGGAAAACTTCTAACAATATAA
- a CDS encoding Tfc4 RNA polymerase III transcription initiation factor complex (TFIIIC) subunit, with the protein MSQQQKLPSNNYFEDNIDLELHLSDSEDDAKIDEALTELDMKDLGIEGEELDDDGDDVEPLFIPSDDEDEDFKDISDDDDYDDEYNFKDALKGASNFKVRNRREKLSKNNKSYYRKRMMRADNRDLDPEVRMNLSLANEAFVRNDLQVAQQLYVDVIKKDPKNFSAYKAIGEIYKSQEKLDECCSSWLLAANLHPWDSDFWGQVAELSNELGHIDQAIYCYTRAITSDTKRSANFILERALLYKEKRQFGKALDGFQKIRQLYPQDTNIIKYLAGVYSEQKRLNDAINLYMRILDQNINPDTDSDDQYPKFDWPELNILLELHVQHRSLKLGINVLKLAARWIQGRMDETWWDENDDSEFDSKRRFKKLNHLKSRDLADFKTKPYDLPIDIRFKLGILRLGLDQKEEAMHHFEYLLDDNQAAIADLNFEAGKQLQEYGYYEEALTFLTRAFGNEELVSSFDLVTLLGKCYFEIADYAEAKEAYEELLTHSPNNVDFKLALAETLYHLGDDAQAEALINEVQMVNQKNLKKEKPLDEPAEAEGFSLIRNKMRKTPKRAKLSEQEKEEIEANAKRKVLEKYGRMERLQESMNLGDRVAIAAWIQLASQLIEMFTSIKSFFPKDRSKRFKGIIRYRTRKDIDLDEKLARAYNLLEGFNSEETFTRQTLVSKTEFRGLTYDQWFDIFAQFGLVMSKYENNTEYADDIINIALSVNIFVHDKNKDAMLRLLKLMFGIKQEQAATTVFHNIRTFLLQNQFSPYMCHLFFCCYASGAVFAETFSCYNHQKFFLRQIKAYDSCFKQEPVSGMPNITANVGDIQLGHSHPDLIYIYANLLGGKGSHSSLVFYLNRAYRYFSKDSMICLVLGLAHVHRSMQRLSSNRHIQLLQGISILLEYKTNRLRTNPTIYEKQEIEYNFGRLFHMLGLTTLAVGHYNKVLQISDDEDDIEDDYDLKWEAAYNLSLIYSVNGNSQMARYLTEKYLTM; encoded by the coding sequence ATGTCCCAACAACAGAAGCTACCGAGTAACAATTACTTTGAGGATAATATCGACCTAGAACTCCATTTGAGTGATCTGGAGGACGATGCGAAGATTGACGAAGCACTCACTGAATTGGACATGAAAGACCTTGGTATAGAAGGAGAGGAGttagatgatgatggtgatgatgtagAACCGTTGTTTATACCTTCGGACGATGAGGACGAAGATTTCAAGGACATTTctgacgatgatgattacGATGATGAGTATAACTTCAAGGATGCCCTTAAAGGTGCCAGTAACTTCAAAGTAAGGAACAGAAGAGAGAAATTATCGAAGAATAACAAGTCGTATTACAGGAAACGAATGATGAGAGCCGATAATCGTGACTTGGACCCTGAAGTACGAATGAACTTATCTCTTGCAAATGAGGCATTTGTTCGTAATGATTTACAAGTTGCACAACAATTATACGTTGACGTTATTAAAAAGGATCCAAAGAATTTTAGTGCTTATAAAGCGATTGGAGAAATTTACAAATCACAAGAGAAGTTAGACGAATGTTGTAGTTCTTGGCTTTTGGCTGCTAATTTACATCCTTGGGATAGTGACTTTTGGGGACAAGTGGCAgaattatcaaatgaattaGGCCATATCGACCAAGCTATTTATTGTTATACTAGAGCTATAACCTCAGACACTAAACGAAGTGCCAATTTTATTCTTGAAAGGGCACTTCTTTACAAGGAAAAACGACAATTTGGTAAGGCTTTAGACGGATTTCAGAAAATTCGTCAGTTGTATCCTCAAGATACCAACATTATAAAATATTTGGCTGGGGTTTATCTGGAACAGAAGCGTTTAAATGATGCCATAAACTTGTACATGCGAATCCTAGATCAAAATATTAATCCTGATACAGATAGTGATGATCAGTATCCAAAATTTGACTGGCCAGAGTTGAACATCTTATTGGAATTGCACGTTCAACATCGTTCTCTTAAACTTGGTATCAATGTATTAAAGCTAGCGGCAAGATGGATTCAAGGAAGGATGGATGAAACATGGTGGGATGAGAATGATGATTCcgaatttgattcaaagaGGCgattcaagaaattgaaccaCTTGAAATCTCGGGACTTAGCTGacttcaaaacaaaaccatATGATCTTCCGATAGATATACGATTCAAGCTAGGAATACTTCGATTGGGGTTGGACCAAAAGGAAGAGGCAATGCATCATTTTGAGTATTTATTAGACGACAACCAGGCTGCAATTGcagatttgaattttgaagcTGGTAAACAATTGCAGGAATATGGTTACTACGAGGAAGCGTTGACATTTCTTACTCGTGCGTTTGGTAATGAGGAGTTAGTTTCGAGTTTCGATTTAGTTACATTGTTGGGAAAATgttattttgaaatcgCTGATTATGCCGAGGCAAAAGAAGCATATGAAGAGTTATTGACCCATTCACCCAATAATGTCGACTTTAAATTGGCTCTAGCTGAAACATTATATCACTTAGGTGATGATGCCCAAGCTGAAGCATTAATCAATGAGGTGCAAATGGTTAACcagaagaatttgaaaaaggaaaagcCACTCGACGAACCAGCAGAGGCTGAAGGGTTTTCCCTAATTAGAAATAAGATGAGAAAGACTCCAAAGAGGGCGAAATTGTCAGAGCAAGAGAAGGAGGAAATAGAAGCTAATGCAAAGAGgaaagttttggaaaagtatGGTCGAATGGAGAGATTGCAAGAATCTATGAACTTGGGTGATCGGGTAGCTATAGCTGCTTGGATTCAGTTGGCATCTCAGTTAATTGAAATGTTTACCAGTATTAAAAGTTTTTTCCCAAAAGATAGATCAAAGAGATTTAAAGGAATCATACGGTATCGTACTCGTaaagatattgatttggatgagAAATTAGCTCGTGCTTATAATCTCTTGGAAGGGTTCAATCTGGAAGAGACTTTCACTCGTCAAACTTTGGTTTCCAAAACTGAGTTTAGAGGACTAACGTATGACCAAtggtttgatatttttgcACAATTTGGCCTAGTCATGTCAAAATATGAAAACAATACCGAATACGCTGATGATATTATAAATATTGCATTATCGGTTAACATATTTGTTCATGACAAGAACAAAGATGCAATGTTGAGATTACTAAAGCTTATGTTTGgaatcaaacaagaacaagcTGCCACCACGGTGTTTCACAACATCAGAACTTTTTtacttcaaaatcaatttagtCCCTATATGTGTCATTTATTCTTCTGCTGTTATGCATCAGGGGCAGTATTTGCAGAAACGTTTTCCTGTTATAATCACCAAAAGTTTTTCCTTCGTCAGATTAAAGCCTATGACTCGTGCTTCAAACAGGAACCTGTGTCGGGTATGCCTAACATCACGGCCAATGTGGGGGATATTCAATTAGGTCACTCCCATCCTGACTTGATTTACATTTATGCGAATTTACTCGGTGGTAAAGGAAGTCATTCGTCTTTGGTATTTTACCTCAATCGAGCATACAGGTACTTTTCCAAAgattcaatgatttgtttgGTACTAGGCTTAGCTCATGTTCACAGGTCAATGCAAAGATTAAGTTCAAATCGACATATCCAATTATTACAGGGAATAAGCATCTTGTTGGAATACAAAACCAATAGACTTCGGACGAACCCAACGATTTACGAAAAACAAGAGATTGAGTATAATTTTGGTAGGTTGTTTCACATGTTGGGATTGACTACTCTTGCTGTTGGTCATTATAACAAGGTATTGCAAATACtggatgatgaagatgatattgaagatgattatgatttgaaatggGAGGCAGCTTACAACTTGTCTTTGATTTACAGTGTTAATGGGAATTCACAAATGGCGCGATATTTGACTGAAAAGTATTTAACGATGTAA
- a CDS encoding predicted membrane transporter, with the protein MLLKPFVILRNALWGKPPSDPKERRYLFKLDVFVLTYVCLLYWVNYLDRANVANAYVSGMQEDLGLSGNDFNVVNTIFYVGYIISMIPHNLILLKIRSRYWLTICAGIWSILTLSTYKVTHFYQLCIIRFVQAMFESCIFGGVHLILGSYYTDARDLIIRTFVFTSSGLVGQIFSGVIQAAVHQNMDGWHGLASWRVLFIMDFICSFPIVIFGYIFFPDAPEIGKPFYFTDEEHAMALERLVKPKHDKFGWNVLVRVFGKWHWYLFGMLWLVGAINESFATNSVFALWLKYYDYSVSDRNHFPMGVYAVGVLATAISAYYIRNVGNGKLYWHISLVIALVVLISPIIHLCRPYTEGSVFVAQYLSGVSYAAQTVSFGWANIVCADDLQERAIVISSMNMLGNTMNAWWSIVFFSADTAPKFRNGAIALISSSIATVFVVGSIAWLQRRDEKRVGGLVKQVDIEDIIDESIEEKEK; encoded by the coding sequence ATGTTACTCAAACCATTTGTCATATTGCGCAATGCCCTTTGGGGAAAACCACCTTCGGACCCAAAAGAACGTCGCtacttgttcaaattggatgTGTTTGTTCTCACTTATGTCTGTCTTCTTTATTGGGTTAACTACCTTGATCGAGCCAACGTTGCCAACGCATATGTTTCAGGTATGCAAGAAGATTTGGGATTATCGGgcaatgatttcaatgtcGTCAACACCATCTTCTATGTCGGTTATATCATTTCTATGATTCCTCATAATTtaatcttgttgaaaattagATCGCGGTATTGGTTAACTATATGTGCTGGTATATGGTCAATACTTACATTGTCCACGTATAAAGTCACtcatttttatcaactttgtaTTATCCGATTTGTTCAAGCAATGTTTGAAAGCTGTATCTTTGGTGGAGTACATTTGATCTTGGGATCATATTATACTGATGCTAGAGATTTGATTATACGAACATTTGTATTCACCTCGAGTGGGCTAGTGGGGCAGATTTTCTCAGGGGTGATTCAAGCGGCTGTACATCAGAATATGGACGGGTGGCACGGATTGGCTAGTTGGAGGGTATTGTTCATAATGGATTTCATATGTAGTTTCCCCATTGTCATATTTGGATATATATTCTTTCCTGATGCACCCGAAATTGGCAAGCCATTTTATTTTACTGATGAAGAACATGCAATGGCGTTAGAGAGGTTGGTCAAACCAAAGCATGATAAATTTGGATGGAATGTGCTTGTAAGGGTGTTTGGAAAATGGCACTGGTATTTATTTGGCATGTTGTGGCTTGTTGGTGCAATAAATGAatcatttgcaacaaataGTGTGTTTGCATTGTGGTTAAAGTACTATGATTATTCGGTTCTGGATCGAAACCATTTCCCCATGGGAGTGTATGCTGTCGGGGTTTTAGCAACCGCAATATCTGCTTATTACATAAGGAATGTGGGCAATGGTAAATTGTACTGGCACATATCATTGGTTATTGCTTTAGTTGTATTGATATCACCCATAATCCACTTGTGTCGACCATATACCGAGGGGTCGGTGTTTGTTGCCCAATACTTGAGTGGTGTGTCGTACGCAGCACAAACAGTTTCATTTGGCTGGGCCAATATAGTATGTGCTGATGATTTACAAGAACGAGCAATAGTGATTAGTTCGATGAATATGTTGGGAAATACCATGAATGCTTGGTGGTCAATTGTATTCTTTTCTGCTGATACAGCACCAAAGTTTCGTAATGGTGCCATTGCCCTAATTAGTTCATCTATAGCTACTGTATTTGTTGTGGGAAGCATAGCGTGGTTGCAAAGGAGAGATGAAAAAAGAGTTGGTGGCTTGGTTAAACAAGTGGACATAGAGGATATAATTGATGAGAGCATTGAGGAGAAAGAGAAATAG